The Streptomyces sp. HUAS CB01 genome has a segment encoding these proteins:
- a CDS encoding glutamine synthetase family protein, which produces MDKQQEFVLRTLEERDIRFVRLWFTDVLGFLKSVAVAPAELEQAFDEGIGFDGSAIEGFARVYESDMIAKPDPGTFQILPWRAEAPGTARMFCDILMPDGSPSFADPRFVLKRILAKTSDLGFTFYTHPEIEFFLLKDRPLDGSRPTPADNSGYFDHTPQNVGMDFRRQAITMLESMGISVEFSHHEGAPGQQEIDLRYADALSTADNIMTFRLVMKQVALEQGVQATFMPKPFSEHPGSGMHTHLSLFEGDRNAFYESGAEYQLSKVGRSFIAGLLRHAAEISAVTNQWVNSYKRIWGGSARTAGSGGEAPSYICWGHNNRSALIRVPMYKPGKTGSSRIEVRSLDSGANPYLAYAVLLAAGLKGIEEGYELPAGADDDVWALSDAERRAMGIEPLPQNLGEAIMLMERSELVAETLGEHVFDFFLRNKKQEWEEYRSEVTAFELRKNLPVL; this is translated from the coding sequence ATGGACAAGCAGCAGGAATTTGTGCTCCGCACGCTCGAGGAGCGCGACATCCGGTTCGTACGCCTGTGGTTCACCGATGTGCTCGGCTTCCTGAAGTCGGTCGCGGTGGCCCCCGCCGAGCTCGAGCAGGCCTTCGACGAGGGCATCGGCTTCGACGGCTCCGCGATCGAGGGCTTCGCCCGTGTCTACGAGTCGGACATGATCGCCAAGCCGGACCCGGGTACGTTCCAGATCCTGCCGTGGCGCGCGGAGGCCCCCGGCACGGCACGGATGTTCTGCGACATCCTGATGCCCGACGGCTCGCCGTCCTTCGCCGACCCGCGCTTCGTCCTCAAGCGCATCCTGGCGAAGACCTCGGACCTGGGCTTCACGTTCTACACGCACCCCGAGATCGAGTTCTTCCTGCTGAAGGACCGGCCGCTGGACGGCTCGCGCCCGACTCCCGCCGACAACTCCGGGTACTTCGACCACACGCCGCAGAACGTCGGCATGGACTTCCGCCGCCAGGCGATCACGATGCTCGAGTCCATGGGCATCTCGGTGGAGTTCAGCCACCACGAGGGCGCGCCGGGCCAGCAGGAGATCGACCTGCGGTACGCGGACGCGCTGTCCACCGCGGACAACATCATGACGTTCCGCCTGGTCATGAAGCAGGTGGCGCTGGAGCAGGGGGTCCAGGCGACCTTCATGCCGAAGCCCTTCTCCGAGCACCCCGGCTCCGGCATGCACACGCACCTGTCCCTCTTCGAGGGCGACCGGAACGCGTTCTACGAGTCGGGAGCGGAGTACCAGCTCTCCAAGGTGGGGCGGTCCTTCATCGCCGGCCTGCTCCGGCACGCCGCGGAGATCTCGGCCGTCACCAACCAGTGGGTCAACTCCTACAAGCGCATCTGGGGCGGCTCCGCCCGCACCGCCGGTTCCGGCGGCGAGGCCCCCTCGTACATCTGCTGGGGTCACAACAACCGCTCGGCCCTGATCCGCGTCCCGATGTACAAGCCGGGCAAGACCGGCTCCTCCCGCATCGAGGTCCGCTCCCTCGACTCCGGCGCCAACCCGTACCTCGCCTACGCGGTCCTGCTCGCTGCGGGCCTCAAGGGCATCGAGGAGGGCTACGAGCTCCCGGCCGGCGCCGACGACGACGTCTGGGCCCTCTCGGACGCCGAGCGCCGCGCGATGGGCATCGAGCCCCTCCCGCAGAACCTCGGCGAGGCGATCATGCTGATGGAGCGCAGCGAACTGGTCGCGGAGACGCTCGGGGAGCACGTCTTCGACTTCTTCCTCCGCAACAAGAAGCAGGAGTGGGAGGAGTACCGCTCGGAGGTCACGGCGTTCGAGCTGCGGAAGAACCTGCCGGTGCTGTAG
- a CDS encoding DUF3105 domain-containing protein encodes MSSRTNKTNDRRARIEEMRRAEQARERRNRVITISLSAVLVAGLVGFGAYVLNKESEKKEQAEAAAKAPIKDEKSWDAKKLGRDHVTAAVKYPMKPPVGGDHHQAWMNCDRNVYDKPIPEVNAVHSLEHGAVWVTYSDKAPAAEVQKLKDKVGKTSYSMMSPVKDQAGAIMLSAWGKQVTVDSADDPRVDQFFTKYVQGPQTPEPGAACTGGLSA; translated from the coding sequence GTGTCGAGCAGGACGAACAAGACGAACGACCGCCGCGCCCGCATAGAGGAGATGCGCCGCGCCGAGCAGGCCCGCGAGCGCCGCAACCGCGTCATCACGATCTCGCTCAGCGCGGTCCTGGTGGCGGGCCTCGTCGGCTTCGGCGCATACGTGCTGAACAAGGAGTCCGAGAAGAAGGAGCAGGCCGAGGCCGCCGCCAAGGCGCCGATCAAGGACGAGAAGTCCTGGGACGCCAAGAAGCTCGGGCGCGACCACGTCACCGCGGCCGTGAAGTACCCGATGAAGCCCCCGGTCGGCGGTGACCACCACCAGGCCTGGATGAACTGCGACCGCAACGTCTACGACAAGCCGATCCCCGAGGTGAACGCCGTGCACTCGCTGGAGCACGGCGCCGTCTGGGTCACGTACAGCGACAAGGCCCCGGCCGCCGAGGTGCAGAAGCTCAAGGACAAGGTCGGCAAGACCTCGTACTCGATGATGAGCCCGGTGAAGGACCAGGCCGGGGCCATCATGCTCAGCGCCTGGGGCAAGCAGGTGACGGTCGACAGCGCGGACGACCCGCGGGTGGACCAGTTCTTCACCAAGTACGTGCAGGGTCCGCAGACGCCCGAGCCGGGTGCCGCGTGCACGGGCGGACTGAGCGCGTGA
- a CDS encoding DUF305 domain-containing protein, protein MTLTLTRTHWVSIAAVALALLFAGAATVASAGGDDGHPGGHGGGAAAAAPAADSADAGFARDMAVHHQQAVEMSFIVRDRTQDEEVRRLAYDIANTQANQRGMLLGWLDLWGLPKVDSGAEPMAWMEQAHGEGGHGDGAHGDDGGHGGTSGNGAHGSDQGAGAGDASRGGQPDTGAVMPGMATRAELDRLAKASGKQAEVLYLQLMTDHHKGGVAMAEGCASLCTVPQEKALAQGMVDAQQSEMDLMADLLKKRGAAPRP, encoded by the coding sequence GTGACGCTCACGCTGACGCGGACGCACTGGGTCTCGATCGCGGCGGTGGCGCTGGCGCTGCTGTTCGCGGGCGCGGCCACGGTCGCGTCCGCGGGCGGCGACGACGGGCATCCCGGCGGGCACGGGGGCGGCGCGGCCGCCGCCGCCCCCGCGGCGGACTCGGCCGACGCGGGTTTCGCCCGTGACATGGCCGTCCACCACCAGCAGGCGGTGGAGATGTCCTTCATCGTCCGGGACCGTACGCAGGACGAAGAGGTGCGGCGGCTCGCCTACGACATCGCCAACACCCAGGCCAACCAGCGCGGCATGCTGCTGGGCTGGCTGGATCTGTGGGGGCTGCCGAAGGTGGACTCCGGAGCCGAGCCGATGGCCTGGATGGAACAGGCGCACGGGGAAGGCGGCCACGGGGACGGCGCGCACGGCGACGACGGCGGGCACGGTGGCACGTCCGGGAACGGCGCTCACGGGAGTGACCAGGGCGCCGGCGCCGGGGACGCGAGCCGCGGCGGGCAGCCCGATACCGGGGCGGTGATGCCCGGTATGGCCACCCGGGCCGAGCTGGACCGGCTGGCGAAGGCGAGCGGCAAGCAGGCCGAGGTGCTCTACCTGCAGCTGATGACCGACCACCACAAGGGCGGCGTCGCGATGGCGGAGGGCTGCGCAAGCCTGTGCACCGTGCCGCAGGAGAAGGCCCTGGCGCAGGGCATGGTCGACGCCCAGCAGTCCGAGATGGACCTGATGGCGGACCTCCTGAAGAAGCGGGGTGCGGCGCCCCGCCCCTGA
- a CDS encoding CBS domain-containing protein, with protein MTTAKDIMHAGAQWIPAHETLDRAAQLMRELNVGALPIADADERLCGILTDRDIVVGCVAMGHDPSKITAGEMARGTPRWIDSGADVGDVLHEMQEHQIRRLPVIENKRLVGMISEADLAQHLSEDQLAQWVEQVYARA; from the coding sequence ATGACCACCGCCAAGGACATCATGCATGCCGGGGCCCAGTGGATCCCGGCGCACGAAACTCTCGACCGTGCCGCGCAGTTGATGCGCGAGCTGAACGTGGGCGCGCTGCCCATCGCCGACGCCGACGAACGGCTGTGCGGCATCCTGACCGACCGCGACATCGTGGTCGGCTGCGTGGCCATGGGCCACGACCCGTCGAAGATCACGGCGGGCGAGATGGCCCGCGGCACCCCGCGCTGGATCGACTCGGGCGCGGACGTCGGCGACGTACTGCACGAGATGCAGGAGCACCAGATCCGCCGGCTCCCCGTCATCGAGAACAAGCGCCTCGTCGGCATGATCAGCGAGGCGGACCTGGCGCAGCATCTGTCGGAGGACCAGCTCGCGCAGTGGGTCGAGCAGGTGTACGCGCGCGCCTGA
- a CDS encoding alpha/beta fold hydrolase: protein MTFVRIGGVPHHVVVEGGGPVCVLSAGLAMSWFDWDPVVPLLTPYRTVVRFDRPGHGLSGPAVVPPSAEGEAHRIAGLLDALGLGGIPVTVVGHSIAGFHAEAFARLHPARTAGLVLVDASVEEDARAPVAPAVRTAVAHGLGAALTAVGAPAAVGPALRRALVRLSRDGGGDPAPAALVRRCYGTSRVLQGALLENTHYRAVAAELLALRARFPLPEGVPVTVLAAADGRGRRSTARWLERQRSLARELGGAHFEAVERSGHMVMLDRPDAVARAVLKPG, encoded by the coding sequence GTGACGTTCGTACGGATCGGCGGAGTGCCCCACCACGTGGTGGTCGAGGGCGGCGGACCCGTCTGCGTGCTCAGCGCGGGCCTCGCCATGAGCTGGTTCGACTGGGACCCCGTCGTCCCCCTGCTGACCCCGTACCGCACCGTCGTCCGGTTCGACCGGCCCGGGCACGGACTGAGCGGCCCCGCCGTGGTGCCCCCGTCGGCCGAGGGGGAGGCCCACCGCATCGCCGGGCTCCTCGACGCCCTCGGACTCGGCGGAATTCCCGTCACCGTCGTGGGGCACTCCATCGCAGGCTTCCACGCGGAGGCCTTCGCCCGCCTCCACCCGGCCCGTACGGCCGGCCTCGTCCTGGTCGACGCGAGCGTCGAGGAGGACGCCAGGGCGCCCGTCGCGCCCGCCGTCCGCACGGCCGTGGCGCACGGCCTCGGCGCGGCGCTGACGGCCGTGGGAGCGCCCGCCGCGGTCGGCCCCGCCCTCCGGCGCGCCCTGGTCCGGCTGTCCCGCGACGGCGGCGGCGACCCGGCCCCCGCCGCCCTCGTACGCCGCTGCTACGGCACCTCACGCGTGCTCCAGGGGGCGCTGCTGGAGAACACCCACTACCGCGCCGTCGCCGCCGAACTCCTCGCGCTGCGCGCGCGGTTCCCGCTGCCTGAGGGCGTGCCCGTGACCGTGCTGGCCGCGGCGGACGGCCGGGGGCGGCGCTCCACGGCCCGCTGGCTGGAACGGCAGCGCTCGCTCGCCCGCGAACTGGGCGGCGCGCACTTCGAAGCCGTCGAGCGGTCGGGGCACATGGTCATGCTGGACCGCCCGGACGCCGTGGCCCGGGCGGTCCTGAAGCCCGGATGA
- a CDS encoding DUF998 domain-containing protein, with protein sequence MPETSGTSRTVALLIALGALLYTAWVLELLLATGLDPVRAYVSELSAADQPFGGLFRATDLAAGLLVLAGAAVALPSRPRRPWSVAGWAALAVFGLATALDSRLPLSCAPTDDPECAALETAGLVPATHTAHAVSSSLAMAGALTGMVALTVAARRYRRLPLLGRVGPVLLVLELAATVWTLTAVAAFEAGRGIWWLGAGQRLQVLIVAGWLAVLALSVAREDTGRPDGDRPGTRGTA encoded by the coding sequence ATGCCCGAAACATCCGGTACATCCAGAACTGTCGCGCTGCTTATCGCACTCGGCGCCCTCCTGTACACCGCATGGGTGCTCGAACTGCTCCTGGCCACGGGCCTCGACCCCGTCCGGGCGTACGTCAGCGAACTCTCGGCCGCGGACCAGCCCTTCGGCGGCCTGTTCCGCGCCACGGACCTCGCCGCGGGACTGCTCGTCCTCGCCGGGGCGGCCGTCGCCCTGCCGTCGCGGCCACGACGGCCTTGGTCCGTCGCCGGCTGGGCTGCCCTCGCCGTCTTCGGCCTGGCGACCGCACTCGACTCGCGCCTGCCGCTCAGCTGCGCGCCCACCGACGACCCGGAGTGCGCGGCGCTGGAGACGGCGGGCCTCGTCCCGGCCACGCACACCGCGCACGCCGTGAGTTCCAGCCTCGCCATGGCCGGCGCCCTCACCGGCATGGTCGCGCTGACCGTCGCCGCGCGCCGCTACCGCCGGTTGCCCCTGCTGGGCCGGGTGGGACCGGTCCTCCTCGTCCTCGAACTCGCCGCCACCGTCTGGACGCTGACCGCCGTCGCCGCCTTCGAGGCCGGCCGCGGCATCTGGTGGCTCGGCGCCGGGCAGCGACTCCAGGTGCTGATCGTGGCAGGCTGGCTGGCGGTACTCGCGCTGTCCGTGGCGCGGGAGGATACGGGCCGGCCGGACGGGGACCGGCCGGGAACGAGGGGGACTGCGTGA
- a CDS encoding multicopper oxidase family protein — MSSQEHTRQTSPTRRAVLGAGIAAAGSGLLAACSGGGAADGGRGAAGAPAEGSVPADGKKVGGPAAVRSVGPLRTRTFTATPSTVDIGRGRTFRTWTYNDQLPGKEVRINAGDTLELTLSNHLPVPTTVHWHGIALENKMDGVPGVTQQAVKPGGTFAYRFTVPHAGTYWFHPHYGVQIDRGMYAPLIVEDPKEPLSYDHEWIIVLDDWIDGVGGSTPDDVLSQLRKGEPAMGHGNAHDGGHGDDEDDRRERDREDREGGDDEERDGRPRSRPTGGVDAGYGPARAQEPDKGHGSPGPAGGRGPRRLLSNATSKLLGGHAGDVAYPYYLINGRTADDPTEFKAKPGDRIRLRIINAGGETAFRVALGGHEMTVVHSDGFPVHPHKTDALLLGMAERYDVLVTAKDGVFPFTALAEGKKGSAMAVLRTGGGATPKPSTRPSELDRRVLQSSAHLRPEDSVKLDRRRPDRLIRFTLTGGMKRYDWAFDRQPYDPEVLHRIEYGERVRLVVINATDMWHPMHLHGHTFALAGIDSLGARKDTAILLPHRKLVADFDADNPGLWMFHCHNIYHSESGMMTTLAYED; from the coding sequence ATGTCCAGTCAGGAGCACACCCGTCAGACCTCTCCCACCCGGCGCGCCGTGCTCGGTGCCGGGATCGCCGCCGCCGGATCGGGGCTGCTCGCCGCCTGCTCCGGCGGCGGGGCGGCCGACGGCGGCCGTGGTGCGGCGGGTGCACCCGCCGAGGGGTCCGTCCCGGCCGACGGAAAGAAGGTCGGCGGTCCGGCGGCGGTGCGCAGCGTGGGCCCGCTCCGCACGCGTACGTTCACGGCCACGCCCAGCACGGTCGACATCGGCCGCGGACGCACCTTCAGGACCTGGACGTACAACGACCAGCTACCGGGCAAGGAGGTGCGGATCAACGCCGGCGACACGCTCGAACTCACCCTGTCCAACCATCTGCCGGTGCCCACCACCGTGCACTGGCACGGCATCGCCCTCGAGAACAAGATGGACGGCGTCCCCGGCGTGACCCAGCAGGCGGTCAAGCCGGGCGGGACCTTCGCGTACCGCTTCACCGTGCCGCACGCCGGCACGTACTGGTTCCACCCCCACTACGGCGTGCAGATCGACCGCGGCATGTACGCGCCGCTGATCGTGGAGGACCCGAAGGAACCGCTCTCCTACGACCACGAGTGGATCATCGTCCTGGACGACTGGATCGACGGCGTGGGCGGATCCACGCCCGACGACGTGCTGTCGCAGCTCCGCAAGGGCGAGCCGGCGATGGGCCACGGCAACGCGCACGACGGCGGTCACGGGGACGACGAGGACGACCGGCGCGAGCGGGACCGCGAGGACCGCGAGGGCGGGGACGACGAGGAGCGCGACGGCCGTCCGCGGTCCCGGCCGACCGGCGGCGTCGACGCCGGGTACGGACCGGCCAGGGCCCAGGAACCGGACAAGGGCCACGGGTCGCCCGGGCCGGCCGGCGGCAGGGGTCCGCGCCGGCTGCTGAGCAACGCCACGAGCAAGCTGCTCGGCGGCCACGCGGGCGATGTCGCGTACCCGTACTACCTGATCAACGGGCGCACGGCGGACGACCCGACCGAGTTCAAGGCGAAGCCGGGCGACCGGATCCGGCTGAGGATCATCAACGCCGGCGGCGAGACGGCCTTCCGGGTCGCGCTCGGCGGCCACGAGATGACCGTCGTCCACTCGGACGGCTTCCCCGTCCACCCGCACAAGACCGACGCGCTGCTGCTGGGCATGGCCGAGCGGTACGACGTGTTGGTCACCGCGAAGGACGGGGTGTTCCCGTTCACGGCGCTGGCGGAGGGCAAGAAGGGCTCGGCGATGGCCGTGCTGCGGACCGGCGGCGGGGCGACGCCCAAGCCGTCGACCCGTCCGTCGGAGCTGGACCGCAGGGTGCTGCAGTCGTCCGCGCACCTGCGGCCGGAGGATTCGGTGAAGCTGGACCGGCGCCGCCCGGACCGCCTCATCCGGTTCACGCTGACCGGCGGCATGAAGCGCTACGACTGGGCCTTCGACCGGCAGCCGTACGACCCGGAGGTGCTCCACAGGATCGAGTACGGCGAGCGGGTGCGGCTGGTGGTCATCAACGCCACGGACATGTGGCACCCCATGCACCTGCACGGCCACACCTTCGCCCTGGCCGGAATCGACTCCCTCGGCGCCCGCAAGGACACCGCGATCCTGCTGCCGCACCGCAAACTGGTGGCGGACTTCGACGCGGACAATCCAGGCCTGTGGATGTTCCACTGCCACAACATCTACCACTCGGAGTCCGGGATGATGACGACGCTGGCGTACGAGGACTGA
- a CDS encoding NAD+ synthase produces MPQLRLALNQIDSTVGDLAGNAGSIVHWTRHAAAQGAHLIAFPEMALTGYPVEDLALRSSFVEASRAALRALAARLADEGFGEIPVIVGYLDRSEKAQPRYGQPAGAPQNAAAVLHGGRVALTFAKHHLPNYGVFDEFRYFVPGDTMPVVRVHGVDVALAICEDLWQDGGRVPAARSAEAGLLVSINASPYERNKDDTRLELVRKRAQEAGCTTAYLAMIGGQDELVFDGDSIVVDRDGEVIARAPQFAEGSVILDLDVPAASADAPTGLVDDGLTIDRVVLSADPLPSYERELTGGYAQRLDDEEEVYSALVVGLRAYVAKNGFRSVVVGLSGGIDSALVAAIACDALGAENVYGISMPSRYSSDHSRDDAAELARRTGLNFRTVSIEPMFDAFMGSLSLTGLAEENLQSRLRGTTLMAVSNQEGHIVLAPGNKSELAVGYSTLYGDSVGAYGPIKDVYKSSVFGLAKWRNRAAEERGQIPPIPENSIVKPPSAELRPGQVDTDSLPDYDVLDRILELYVDRDRGKDAIVAAGYDEELVARVLRLVDTAEYKRRQYPPGTKISAKGFGKDRRLPITNRWRETTTR; encoded by the coding sequence GTGCCTCAACTTCGCCTCGCTCTGAATCAGATCGACTCGACGGTCGGCGATCTCGCCGGCAACGCCGGGTCGATCGTGCACTGGACCCGGCACGCCGCCGCGCAGGGCGCGCATCTCATCGCGTTCCCCGAGATGGCGCTGACCGGCTACCCCGTCGAGGACCTGGCCCTGCGGTCGTCCTTCGTCGAGGCGTCACGGGCCGCCCTCCGCGCGCTCGCGGCACGTCTCGCGGACGAGGGCTTCGGGGAGATCCCCGTGATCGTCGGCTATCTCGACCGCTCCGAGAAGGCGCAGCCCCGGTACGGCCAGCCCGCCGGGGCCCCGCAGAACGCCGCGGCCGTGCTGCACGGCGGCCGGGTGGCGCTGACGTTCGCCAAGCACCACCTGCCCAACTACGGCGTCTTCGACGAGTTCCGTTACTTCGTGCCCGGCGACACCATGCCCGTCGTGCGCGTCCACGGCGTCGACGTCGCGCTCGCCATCTGCGAGGACCTCTGGCAGGACGGCGGCCGGGTCCCCGCCGCGCGTTCCGCCGAGGCCGGGCTGCTGGTCTCGATCAACGCCTCGCCTTACGAGCGGAACAAGGACGACACCCGCCTGGAACTGGTCCGAAAGCGAGCCCAGGAGGCCGGCTGCACCACCGCGTACCTCGCGATGATCGGCGGCCAGGACGAACTCGTCTTCGACGGCGACTCGATCGTCGTCGACCGGGACGGCGAGGTGATCGCGCGCGCACCGCAGTTCGCCGAGGGCAGCGTGATCCTGGACCTGGACGTCCCGGCCGCGTCCGCCGACGCCCCGACCGGGCTGGTGGACGACGGGCTGACCATCGACCGGGTCGTCCTCTCCGCCGACCCGCTCCCGTCGTACGAGCGCGAGCTCACGGGCGGTTACGCCCAGCGGCTCGACGACGAGGAGGAGGTGTACTCGGCGCTGGTCGTCGGCCTGCGCGCCTACGTCGCCAAGAACGGTTTCCGCTCGGTCGTCGTCGGTCTGTCGGGAGGTATCGATTCCGCGCTGGTCGCGGCGATCGCCTGCGACGCACTGGGGGCGGAGAACGTGTACGGCATCTCCATGCCGTCCAGGTACTCCTCGGACCACTCCCGCGACGACGCCGCCGAACTCGCCCGCCGGACGGGGCTGAACTTCCGCACCGTGTCGATCGAGCCGATGTTCGACGCCTTCATGGGCTCGCTCTCGCTGACCGGCCTGGCGGAGGAGAACCTCCAGTCGCGGCTGCGCGGCACGACGCTGATGGCCGTGTCCAACCAGGAGGGCCACATCGTGCTCGCGCCGGGCAACAAGTCCGAGCTGGCGGTGGGGTATTCGACGTTGTACGGCGACTCCGTCGGCGCGTACGGCCCGATCAAGGACGTGTACAAGTCCTCGGTCTTCGGGCTGGCGAAGTGGCGCAACCGGGCGGCCGAGGAGCGCGGCCAGATCCCGCCGATCCCCGAGAACTCGATCGTCAAGCCGCCGAGTGCCGAACTGCGGCCGGGGCAGGTCGACACCGACTCGCTCCCCGACTACGACGTGCTCGACCGGATCCTGGAGCTGTACGTCGACCGCGACCGGGGCAAGGACGCGATCGTGGCGGCGGGCTACGACGAGGAACTGGTGGCGAGGGTGCTGCGTCTCGTCGACACCGCCGAGTACAAGCGGCGCCAGTACCCGCCGGGCACGAAGATCTCCGCGAAGGGCTTCGGCAAGGACCGCCGGCTGCCGATCACGAATCGCTGGCGCGAGACGACGACGCGCTGA
- a CDS encoding MFS transporter — protein sequence MPLALLALAVSAFGIGTTEFVMMGLLPNVAEDLGTSVPTAGQLVSAYAIGVVIGAPLLTALGSRVPRKRMLLLLMALFTVGNLASALAPGFGTLLAGRVLAGLPHGAFFGVGAVVAARLVAEGRQARAVATMFLGLTVANVIGVPAATLLGQHLGWRATFLVVTAIGLVAMAALARLVPHVPVDAHQGLGRELRALGDRQVFLGLLTAVFGFAGVFAVYSYLASITTEVMRLGETSVTLVLALFGIGMTLGALAAGPLTDRALRPTLYGSLAALALVLVAFRFTAHIPWMALVTVVVLGAVGFMTTTPLQMLVMNKAQDAPTLASASNHSAFNLANAGGAWLGGAAIASGWGWTSPTLVGAALAVVGLAIAVAAGLLDRTETGTSRVVAGSPLTADGPCVSASSSRASDS from the coding sequence ATGCCCCTGGCGCTGCTCGCGCTCGCCGTGTCCGCCTTCGGCATCGGCACCACCGAATTCGTCATGATGGGCCTGCTGCCCAACGTCGCCGAGGATCTCGGTACGTCCGTCCCCACCGCCGGGCAGCTCGTGTCGGCGTACGCGATCGGCGTCGTCATCGGCGCGCCGCTGCTGACCGCGCTGGGCTCCCGCGTTCCGCGCAAGCGGATGCTGCTCCTGCTCATGGCGTTGTTCACCGTCGGCAATCTCGCCTCCGCGCTCGCCCCCGGCTTCGGCACCCTCCTCGCCGGCCGCGTCCTCGCCGGACTGCCGCACGGAGCGTTCTTCGGCGTCGGGGCGGTCGTGGCCGCCCGGCTCGTCGCCGAGGGACGGCAGGCGCGGGCCGTGGCCACGATGTTCCTCGGGCTGACGGTCGCCAACGTCATCGGCGTGCCCGCCGCGACCCTCCTCGGCCAGCACCTCGGCTGGCGCGCCACCTTCCTCGTCGTCACCGCGATCGGACTGGTCGCGATGGCCGCCCTCGCCCGGCTCGTCCCGCATGTGCCCGTCGACGCCCACCAGGGCCTCGGCCGCGAACTGCGCGCCCTCGGCGACCGGCAGGTGTTCCTCGGACTGCTCACCGCCGTCTTCGGTTTCGCGGGTGTCTTCGCCGTCTACTCCTACCTCGCGTCCATCACGACCGAGGTGATGCGCCTCGGCGAGACCTCCGTGACCCTGGTCCTCGCCCTGTTCGGCATCGGCATGACGCTCGGCGCCCTGGCGGCCGGGCCGCTCACCGACCGCGCGCTGCGGCCCACCCTGTACGGCTCGCTCGCGGCGCTGGCGCTCGTGCTCGTCGCCTTCCGCTTCACCGCGCACATTCCGTGGATGGCGCTCGTCACCGTGGTCGTCCTCGGCGCGGTCGGCTTCATGACCACGACGCCGCTCCAGATGCTGGTGATGAACAAGGCCCAGGACGCGCCCACCCTGGCCTCCGCCTCCAACCACTCCGCCTTCAACCTCGCCAACGCGGGCGGTGCGTGGCTCGGCGGCGCGGCCATCGCGTCCGGCTGGGGCTGGACCTCCCCGACGCTCGTCGGCGCGGCCCTCGCCGTCGTCGGGCTGGCGATCGCGGTGGCCGCCGGGCTGCTCGACCGCACGGAGACGGGGACCTCCCGCGTCGTCGCGGGAAGCCCCCTCACCGCGGACGGGCCGTGCGTCAGCGCGTCGTCGTCTCGCGCCAGCGATTCGTGA
- a CDS encoding endonuclease/exonuclease/phosphatase family protein, translated as MLDRWRSDPGIWRRGIVLAVIAIVTGLLMILHAQIPNRVGNVGSLTETFLPWLGLLVPVLLALALVRRSATALIALLVPAIVWLNLFGGLLTDKSGDGGNLTVATHNVNAENTDPEGTAREVAASGADVVALEELTGDAVPAYEKALAPQYRYHSVQGTVGLWSKYPMSDTRPVDIRLGWVRAMRSTVATPSGDVAVYVAHLPSVRVKMNAGFTASQRDTSADALGEAIARDRVGRVVLLGDLNGTMNDRSLNAVTSQMRSTQGAAGDGFGFSWPASFPMARIDQIMVKGVEPVSSWTLPRTASDHLPIAASVRF; from the coding sequence CTGCTCGACCGCTGGCGGAGCGATCCCGGCATCTGGCGGCGCGGCATCGTCCTCGCGGTGATCGCGATCGTCACCGGTCTGCTGATGATCCTGCACGCGCAGATCCCCAACAGGGTCGGCAACGTCGGCAGCCTCACCGAGACGTTCCTGCCCTGGCTGGGGCTGCTCGTGCCGGTACTGCTGGCCCTCGCGCTCGTGCGGCGCTCCGCCACGGCACTGATCGCGCTGCTCGTCCCGGCGATCGTGTGGCTGAACCTCTTCGGCGGACTCCTCACCGACAAGTCGGGCGACGGCGGGAACCTCACCGTCGCCACCCACAACGTCAACGCCGAGAACACCGACCCGGAGGGCACGGCCCGCGAGGTCGCCGCCTCCGGTGCCGACGTCGTCGCCCTGGAGGAGCTCACGGGTGACGCGGTCCCGGCGTACGAGAAGGCGCTGGCCCCCCAGTACCGCTACCACTCCGTGCAGGGGACGGTCGGCCTGTGGAGCAAGTACCCGATGAGCGACACCCGGCCCGTCGACATCCGGCTCGGCTGGGTCCGCGCCATGCGCTCCACCGTCGCCACCCCGTCCGGCGACGTCGCGGTCTACGTGGCGCACCTGCCGTCGGTACGGGTCAAGATGAACGCGGGCTTCACCGCGAGCCAGCGCGACACCAGCGCCGACGCGCTCGGCGAGGCGATCGCCCGTGACCGGGTGGGCCGCGTCGTGCTCCTCGGCGACCTCAACGGCACCATGAACGACCGCTCCCTGAACGCGGTCACCTCCCAGATGCGCTCGACGCAGGGTGCCGCGGGCGACGGCTTCGGCTTCAGCTGGCCGGCGTCGTTCCCGATGGCCCGGATCGACCAGATCATGGTGAAGGGCGTCGAGCCGGTCTCGTCCTGGACGCTGCCGCGCACGGCCAGCGACCATCTGCCCATAGCGGCCAGCGTCCGGTTCTGA